Proteins co-encoded in one Aspergillus flavus chromosome 2, complete sequence genomic window:
- a CDS encoding putative short chain dehydrogenase, with protein MSSNPIVLITGANTGLGLETVKALLRSPKAYTILLGGRNIDKANAAAKAVQEEYPQSRSVVKTIQVDVEYDDSISKAFEHVADEYGRVDILINNAGALLDTQFYSGDLTMREMWKKSWNVNTVGTHILTHTFVPLLLKSSDPRLLFITSGTSALGETEDTSYRFNKSPAKGWPKEEPTFGAYRSSKTGMNMMMCEWVRILREDGVKVFGISPGFLATGLGGNPELYKKLGALDPVIGAEFVRDVVEGARDQDAGKVIRRDKIQAWRCWKVVTSLASTAKVTKPQRASLVCEQCRKSKLRCDRGQPCSSCIRRHESDACSYRQRSGPTVNSGDHSTIESRLTHLESLLNALMRNKELPSEHEVVPPDLSRCSVDAATIQSQGDSVDDTAYVGSTHWSAILDDIHELQVALSGSIDSQGVNKLATPGAPTLGTELIFGLPHIYSLQQVISRYLPSKLDIDRYLSWYFQGETFVIPFIHTYHFQRQYREFWADPTKVDPLWLSILFSICCLSSLTRETAGPGRPLQRDALPESPKFHTAAGQCLVIGEYHRPQRLAIEALAVYAQCKNLTTLDPSREAGMILGMVVRMAYELGYHRDPDSFGSLSVFEGEMRRRFWAACKHMDIMISFQQGLPSNICLESCDTKSPRNLLDSDFDVDTQVLPESRPETEPTKLLWFIVKDRQITSFSKVCKYMLSFKEQSEADLHRLDEEIRQTYATIPDILRTRPLSESIADPPFLIITRLYIEFICLKNLCVLHRGYMVQGNVNSTKACVEAAKRLVSQFINMYKEFSPGRQLHTEQWML; from the exons ATGTCCTCCAACCCAATCGTTTTAATCACCGGTGCCAATACTGGCCTTGGACTTGAGACAGTCAAGGCATTGCTGCGCTCACCTAAAGCATACACCATCCTTCTCGGGGGTAGGAATATCGACAAAGCCAATGCTGCAGCTAAAGCAGTGCAAGAGGAATATCCCCAGAGCCGCAGCGTCGTCAAAACGATTCAAGTCGACGTGGAATACGACGACTCGATCTCAAAAGCATTCGAGCATGTCGCCGACGAATACGGTCGCGTGGATATCTTAATCAACAACGCAG GGGCACTGCTGGACACCCAATTCTACTCGGGAGACCTGACAATGCGAGAGATGTGGAAAAAGTCATGGAACGTCAATACCGTTGGAACACACATCCTCACTCACACTTTCGTACCCCTTCTCCTGAAATCGTCCGATCCGAGACTCTTGTTCATCACAAGCGGTACATCGGCGCTTGGTGAGACTGAGGATACCTCGTACAGATTCAACAAATCACCTGCGAAGGGTTGGCCCAAGGAAGAGCCTACTTTTGGAGCCTATAGGTCCAGTAAGACTGGTATGAACATGATGATGTGCGAGTGGGTTCGGATTCTGCGAGAAGATGGCGTCAAGGTCTTTGGCATCTCGCCGGGGTTTTTGGCGACTGGCTTGGGTGGTAATCCGGAGTTGTATAAAAAATTAGGCGCATTGGATCCGGTCATAGGGGCGGAATTTGTGCGAGATGTTGTTGAAGGAGCCCGTGATCAGGACGCTGGGAAAGTTATTCGTCGGGACAAAATTCAAGCCTG GCGATGTTGGAAGGTAGTTACATCCTTA GCCTCGACTGCGAAAGTAACAAAGCCGCAGAGAGCATCGCTAGTGTGCGAGCAATGCAGAAAGTCTAAGCTTCGATGTGATCGAGGACAGCCATGCAGTAGCTGCATTAGGAGACATGAATCAGACGCTTGTTCTTATCGACAGAGGTCGGGGCCAACGGTTAATAGTGGCGACCACAGCACCATTGAGAGCAGGCTGACACACCTGGAATCTTTGCTCAATGCATTGATGCGTAACAAGGAATTGCCATCAGAACACGAGGTGGTGCCCCCGGATTTGTCCCGCTGCTCAGTAGATGCTGCTACTATCCAGTCTCAGGGTGACTCGGTTGATGATACCGCATATGTCGGTTCTACACATTGGTCAGCTATTCTGGACGACATTCACGAGCTGCAGGTGGCCCTGAGTGGCTCTATTGATAGCCAGGGAGTTAATAAGCTTGCTACACCGGGGGCTCCTACCTTGGGTACTGAATTGATATTTGGATTACCACATATTTACTCTTTGCAACAAGTCATATCTCGATATCTTCCATCGAAACTAGATATCGATCGATACCTCTCTTGGTACTTTCAAGGCGAGACTTTCGTAATCCCATTCATCCACACCTACCATTTCCAGCGCcaatatagagaattttgGGCCGATCCAACCAAAGTCGATCCTCTTTGGCTTTCgatattattttctatatgCTGTCTGTCATCCCTTACTAGGGAAACGGCTGGCCCAGGTCGCCCACTACAAAGGGACGCACTCCCCGAGAGTCCTAAGTTCCACACGGCTGCTGGACAATGTCTTGTCATAGGGGAATATCACCGACCGCAAAGACTTGCAATTGAGGCGCTCGCTGTCTATGCGCAGTGCAAGAATCTTACAACTTTGGACCCTTCCCGAGAAGCCGGGATGATTCTGGGAATGGTTGTCCGTATGGCGTATGAATTGGGCTACCACCGCGATCCAGATTCCTTCGGCTCTCTGAGTGTTTTCGAAGGCGAAATGCGCAGGAGATTCTGGGCTGCCTGTAAGCATATGGATATCATGATCAGTTTCCAGCAGGGCCTACCGAGTAACATTTGTCTCGAGAGTTGCGACACGAAGTCCCCAAGAAACCTCTTAGACTCAGACTTTGACGTGGACACGCAGGTCTTGCCTGAGTCTCGACCCGAGACTGAGCCTACAAAGTTGCTATGGTTCATTGTTAAGGATAGACAAATTACGAGCTTCAGCAAAGTCTGTAAATACATGCTCTCTTTTAAGGAGCAGTCTGAAGCTGATCTACATCGGCTGGACGAAGAAATCCGACAAACGTACGCAACGATTCCCGATATCTTGCGAACTCGTCCTCTCTCAGAGTCTATTGCGGACCCTCCCTTTCTCATAATTACCAGGCTATATATTGAATTTATTTGCTTGAAAAATCTCTGTGTTCTGCATCGCGGATACATGGTCCAGGGTAATGTTAATAGTACTAAGGCCTGCGTTGAAGCCGCGAAGCGCCTTGTCAGTCAATTTATCAATATGTACAAGGAGTTTTCACCTGGCAGACAACTACACACGGAACAATGGATGCTGA
- a CDS encoding putative spindle pole body component: MADGEEDFSSLPLPERFTHKNWKVRKGGYEDAKQQFEKSPDESDPVFTPFIQDAGLWKGAVADSNVAAQQDGLAAYCAFLKFGGVQACTRSRATTVFPIVEKGLPSARPAAKTNAQEALLLLVELDKADPVIEEMLPGLSHKVPKVIAATLTGLRTIYHNFGCKIVDPKPVLKALPKVFGHADKNVRAEAQSLTVEMYRWLKEAIKPLFWAELKPVQQTDLEKLFENVKQEPPPKQERLTRAQQDAMATASAAAEDGEAEDGGEDYGDEDGEEVDAFDLAEPVDVMPKVPKDLHEQLSSSKWKDRKEALDALHSALNVPRIKDGPFDDIVRALAARMKDANIAVVTVAANCVDLLAKGLRSGFGKYRSTIMAPILERLKEKKQSVAEALGQALDSVFASTTLTECLEEILEFLKHKNPQVKQETLKFLIRCLRTTRDVPSKAEVKSIAEAATKLLTESSEVNRSGGAEILGTLMKIMGERAMNPYLEGLDDIRKTKIKEFFETAEVKAKDRPKPIVGAPKAVPAAGKKVVGGKKPALGMKKPAPAAAASPPEEPAPAPSPPKKAVPSRLGGPKTGGLPAPGSGLKKKLGGPGGIASPQRRVVSPPSEEQPAAPAAPKFGLGRGLAGRPIAKPAAPREPSPPPAAPPLTGMSAIERAELEELRLEQEKFTRLVEDLKSERTKLKSQVTELQDQNAQLIEDHTRDVLSIKAKETQLVRARSDAETAEQTVQKQQREIDRLKRELARALRASAISPPNTLPEGISMAYGDAGSVYQDTASNGHGPLARGYHSGSRFESSRPRSYASASPSEEKENSGLESPGLGSRDGGLGRRKLSPTFGTGYSGMGSPTRSSMLGSSNASGDDQPTRSTEPAENWKRAAEVTSQLKARIEQMKVRISDAQNMDHL; the protein is encoded by the exons ATGGCTGACGGAGAGGAGgacttctcctctctcccaTTGCCCGAACGATTTACGCACAAG AACTGGAAAGTACGTAAGGGAGGGTATGAAGATGCCAAACAACAGTTCGAGAAATCTCCAGATGAATCAGATCCCGTTTTCACACCATTCATCCAAGACGCGGGCCTATGGAAAGGAGCTGTCGCAGATTCCAATGTCGCGGCCCAACAAGATGGCCTCGCGGCCTACTGCGCTTTCTTAAAATTCGGAGGTGTTCAGGCTTGCACAAG GTCTCGTGCTACCACAGTTTTTCCCATTGTAGAAAAGGGTCTTCCGTCCGCGAGACCGGCAGCAAAGACGAACGCTCAAGAAGCCCTTCTATTATTAGTGGAATTAGATAAAGCAGACCCCGTGATCGAAGAGATGCTGCCTGGGCTATCACACAAGGTACCTAAGGTTATTGCTGCGACATTGACTGGCTTGAGAACAATCTATCACAACTTCGGATGCAAAATTGTTGATCCCAAACCGGTCCTTAAGGCCCTGCCCAAGGTCTTCGGACATGCAGACAAGAATGTTCGCGCGGAAGCGCAAAGTCTCACAGTGGAAATGTACCGGTGGTTGAAAGAGGCCATTAAACCTCTTTTCTGGGCCGAACTAAAGCCGGTCCAGCAAACCGACTTAGAGAAACTCTTCGAAAATGTCAAACAAGAGCCGCCACCGAAGCAAGAGAGATTAACTAGAGCCCAGCAAGACGCAATGGCTACCGCCAGCGCAGCCGCTGAAGATGGTGAAGCCGAAGACGGTGGTGAAGATTACGGGGATGAAGACGGTGAAGAGGTTGATGCTTTTGACCTCGCAGAACCTGTTGACGTGATGCCTAAAGTTCCTAAAGACCTACACGAGCAGCTATCATCATCGAAATGGAAAGACCGGAAGGAGGCACTGGATGCTCTTCATTCAGCACTGAATGTACCGAGAATCAAGGATGGGCCATTTGACGATATTGTACGCGCACTAGCGGCTCGCATGAAAGACGCCAATATCGCGGTTGTGACCGTCGCTGCCAACTGTGTCGACTTACTTGCTAAAGGCCTTCGGAGCGGATTCGGCAAATATCGCTCAACCATCATGGCTCCTATCCTGGAGcgcctgaaggagaagaaacagagcGTCGCAGAGGCACTGGGCCAAGCCTTGGATTCGGTCTTCGCATCGACTACCTTGACAGAATGCTTGGAAGAGATCCTTGAGTTTTTGAAGCATAAGAATCCGCAAGTGAAGCAAGAAACCCTCAAATTCCTTATCCGTTGTCTCCGTACCACCAGGGATGTCCCATCGAAAGCGGAGGTCAAGTCGATTGCTGAAGCGGCTACTAAGCTTCTTACCGAATCCAGTGAGGTTAACCGATCAGGAGGAGCTGAAATCCTTGGTACATTGATGAAGATCATGGGCGAGCGGGCGATGAACCCCTACCTAGAGggtcttgatgatatcaggaagacgaagattaAGGAGTTCTTTGAAACCGCCGAGGTCAAAGCGAAAGACAGACCTAAGCCTATTGTTGGTGCACCCAAGGCTGTGCCAGCAGCTGGTAAGAAAGTTGTCGGTGGGAAAAAGCCAGCATTGGGAATGAAAAAGCCCGCTCCAGCTGCGGCAGCGTCACCACCTGAAGAACCAGCGCCTGCACCCTCACCTCCTAAGAAGGCAGTACCATCGAGATTGGGCGGTCCCAAGACTGGTGGGCTTCCTGCACCAGGTTCTGGTCTGAAGAAAAAGCTGGGAGGCCCCGGAGGTATAGCATCGCCACAACGACGGGttgtttctcctccttccgaGGAGCAACCCGCCGCTCCTGCTGCTCCCAAATTTGGTCTTGGTAGAGGACTTGCAGGCCGTCCTATCGCCAAGCCAGCAGCTCCTCGCGAGCCTTCGCCTCCACCAGCGGCGCCTCCACTGACCGGAATGTCAGCCATTGAGCGGGCCGAGCTAGAGGAATTGCGTCTCGAGCAGGAGAAGTTTACCCGGTTGGTTGAAGACTTGAAGTCAGAGAGGACCAAATTGAAGTCTCAAGTGACAGAACTTCAGGATCAGAACGCACAGCTCATTGAAGATCATACGAGGGATGTTTTGAGtatcaaggccaaggaaaCACAACTTGTTAGGGCTCGGAGTGATGCAGAGACCGCAGAACAGACCGTTCAGAAGCAACAGCGGGAAATTGACCGCCTGAAACGTGAGTTAGCAAGGGCCCTTCGTGCTAGCGCTATCAGCCCGCCCAACACTCTGCCGGAAGGGATTAGCATGGCATATGGAGACGCTGGATCGGTTTATCAGGACACAGCCAGCAATGGCCACGGTCCTTTGGCACGTGGTTACCACTCGGGGTCACGATTCGAGAGCTCAAGACCAAGGAGTTATGCTTCAGCCAGCCcaagtgaagagaaggagaatagTGGTCTGGAATCTCCAGGCCTGGGCAGCAGAGATGGAGGTCTCGGCCGACGGAAGCTAAGCCCTACCTTTGGCACCGGTTATTCCGGAATGGGTAGTCCTACACGGTCTTCAATGTTGGGTTCTAGCAACGCGTCAGGAGATGACCAGCCGACGAGAAGTACAGAGCCAGCGGAGAACTGGAAGCGAGCTGCCGAGGTGACAAGCCAGCTTAAAGCAAGGATAGAACAAATGAAGGTACGTATTTCCGATGCCCAAAATATGGATCATCTCTGA
- a CDS encoding 60S ribosomal protein eL8: MPPKSGKKAAPLPYPQGKAGSKKAPKNPLIEKRSRNFGIGQDIQPKRNLGRFVKWPEYVRLQRQKKILNLRLKVPPAIAQFQSTLDRNSAAQTFKLLNKYRPETKAEKKERLHAEATAVAEGKKKEDVSKKPYHVKYGLNHVVGLVENKKASLVLIAHDVDPIELVVFLPALCRKMGVPYAIVKGKARLGTVVHKKTAAVLALTEVRSEDQSEFSKLLSTIKEGYTDKYEESRRHWGGGIMGAKAVARQEKKRKAVESAVKI; encoded by the exons ATG CCTCCCAAGTCCGGAAAGAAGGCCGCCCCTCTGCCCTACCCCCAGGGCAAGGCTGGTTCTAAGAAGGCCCCCAAG AACCCTCTCATCGAGAAGCGCTCCCGCAACTTCGGCATTGGCCAGGACATCCAGCCCAAGCGCAACCTCGGCCGCTTCGTTAAGTGGCCCGAGTATGTCCGTCTTCAGcgccagaagaagatcttgAACCTCCGTCTCAAGGTCCCCCCTGCCATTGCCCAGTTCCAGAGCACCCTGGACCGCAACTCCGCTGCCCAGACCTTCAAGCTCCTCAACAAGTACCGCCCTGAGAccaaggccgagaagaaggagcgtCTCCACGCTGAGGCTACCGCCGTTGCcgagggcaagaagaaggaggatgtCTCCAAGAAGCCCTACCACGTCAAGTACGGTCTTAACCACGTTGTTGGCCTCGTTGAGAACAAGAAGGCTTCCCTTGTCCTCATCGCCCACGACGTTGACCCCATTGAGCTGGTTGTCTTCCTTCCCGCTCTCTGCCGCAAGATGGGTGTCCCTTACGCCATTGTCAAGGGCAAGGCTCGTCTCGGTACTGTTGTCCACAAGAAG ACCGCTGCTGTCCTCGCTCTGACTGAGGTCCGCTCTGAGGACCAGTCTGAGTTCTCCAAGctcctctccaccatcaaggAGGGCTACACCGACAAGTACGAGGAGTCCCGCCGTCACTGGGGTGGTGGTATCATGGGCGCCAAGGCCGTCGCCCgccaggagaagaagcgcaaggccGTTGAGTCCGCTGTCAAGATCTAA
- a CDS encoding 3-polyprenyl-4-hydroxybenzoate decarboxylase (phenylacrylic acid decarboxylase, putative) has translation MGWIGSAIIVLVGSLLYLTNRFPNLRISPFSHKWDTKASASAATEPSPQSTRLQTQPNPPTRPMRIIVAMTGATGAILGIRLLERLREMNVETHLVISRWAVETIKYETKYTANDVRALATRCYPVNDAAAAISSGSFQADGMIIVPCSMRTLSAVRTGFADDLICRAADVTLKERRKLVLVVRETPLSGIHLENMLDLTRYGAVIFPPMPAFYTMPESVDDIVTQSVGRMLDMFGLDAGNFERWDGF, from the coding sequence ATGGGCTGGATTGGCAGTGCCATCATCGTCCTAGTAGGGAGCCTTCTCTACTTAACAAATCGTTTCCCCAATCTACGCATATCGCCTTTCTCCCACAAATGGGACACAAAAGCATCAGCCTCGGCAGCCACAGAACCAAGCCCACAATCCACACGTCTtcaaacccaaccaaaccCCCCAACCCGGCCAATGCGAATCATCGTCGCAATGACAGGGGCAACGGGGGCAATCCTGGGCATCCGCCTCCTAGAACGCCTACGAGAAATGAACGTCGAAACGCACCTAGTCATCAGCCGCTGGGCGGTCGAGACAATTAAATACGAAACCAAGTATACAGCGAACGACGTGCGTGCACTTGCTACCCGATGCTACCCGGTGAATGATGCTGCCGCAGCTATATCCAGCGGCTCGTTTCAGGCAGACGGGATGATCATCGTGCCGTGCAGTATGAGGACGCTGAGCGCCGTGCGCACGGGATTCGCCGATGACTTGATCTGCAGAGCGGCCGATGTAACGTtgaaggaaaggagaaagcTTGTATTGGTCGTGAGGGAGACGCCGCTTAGTGGTATTCATTTGGAAAATATGTTGGACCTTACCCGTTATGGAGCGGTGATCTTTCCGCCTATGCCTGCGTTCTATACGATGCCTGAGAGCGTGGATGATATTGTTACGCAGAGTGTGGGGAGGATGTTGGATATGTTTGGTTTGGATGCTGGGAATTTTGAAAGGTGGGATGGGTTCTGA